In Phycicoccus sp. M110.8, the following are encoded in one genomic region:
- a CDS encoding DUF3068 domain-containing protein, whose product MRKVLGGVATLVGVLLLVLGVLAKPVLYDRLATVKLDQRSTSVSEGTGMSALYAHEVDGKAVFDKLENAHLRSTRQVLGIPGRAKAAGKQDTDAFWQTTVQSQAEIDGKWTDLTYSNEGVSFNRKTGESTNCCGDFKSAGDLTDPAKTVDTQHQGLFFKFPFDVQKKTYQFWDGDLGKASPIEYVREEKLEGVTTYVFRQTIPKAEVATRDVPKAVFGDSADGDVSAKVMYGNVRTLWIEPNTGVLIKGQEQQDKSLVAEGYPELATTKGTIGYSDATVKKNADDWGSKGALLGFVNGSLTLVGILVGVLLVALGLFLTFGGQSRGRREV is encoded by the coding sequence ATGCGTAAGGTGCTTGGCGGTGTCGCCACGCTGGTGGGTGTGCTGTTGCTGGTGCTGGGGGTGCTGGCAAAGCCGGTGCTCTACGACCGGTTGGCCACGGTCAAGCTGGACCAGCGTTCCACGTCGGTCTCGGAGGGGACGGGCATGTCGGCCCTCTACGCCCACGAGGTCGACGGCAAGGCCGTCTTCGACAAGCTCGAGAACGCGCATCTGCGCAGCACCCGGCAGGTCCTCGGCATCCCCGGTCGGGCCAAGGCGGCCGGCAAGCAGGACACGGACGCGTTCTGGCAGACGACCGTGCAGTCCCAGGCCGAGATCGACGGCAAGTGGACCGACCTGACGTACAGCAACGAGGGCGTGAGCTTCAACCGCAAGACGGGCGAGTCCACCAACTGCTGCGGCGACTTCAAGTCGGCAGGGGACCTCACCGACCCGGCCAAGACGGTCGACACCCAGCACCAGGGCCTGTTCTTCAAGTTCCCGTTCGACGTGCAGAAGAAGACCTACCAGTTCTGGGACGGCGACCTCGGCAAGGCCTCGCCGATCGAGTACGTCCGCGAGGAGAAGCTCGAGGGCGTCACCACCTACGTCTTCCGCCAGACCATCCCCAAGGCGGAGGTGGCCACGCGCGACGTCCCCAAGGCGGTCTTCGGCGACTCGGCCGACGGTGACGTGTCCGCCAAGGTGATGTACGGCAACGTGCGCACGCTGTGGATCGAGCCCAACACCGGTGTCCTGATCAAGGGCCAGGAGCAGCAGGACAAGTCCCTCGTCGCGGAGGGCTACCCCGAGCTCGCGACCACCAAGGGCACCATCGGCTACAGCGACGCCACCGTGAAGAAGAACGCCGACGACTGGGGCTCCAAGGGCGCCCTGCTCGGCTTCGTCAACGGCTCGCTCACCCTGGTCGGCATCCTCGTCGGCGTGCTGCTGGTCGCCCTCGGCCTGTTCCTCACCTTCGGGGGCCAGTCCCGCGGGCGCCGCGAGGTCTGA
- a CDS encoding DUF4184 family protein, whose amino-acid sequence MPFTPAHVAAVLPVVGRERPRRVVPAAMVVGSMVPDVLYFVPLGDYRTVSHSLRGLVTLDLILGLVLTALWRVAAAPVLRDLAPRAVRERVPVPHRLDQQEWAWSVPCVLLGGLTHLLWDSFTHADGWAVHRWPQVLERGLPGGWPVYGVAQYATSVLGLLLVAWWCRRLLGEVPPVHPAHRRVSAREARVVSVLAVALPLLVAVGFVAWVATATRGSLMLLYVAVVRGVSAFGLVAVLVVLWWHLVVSRRPAPTGATVG is encoded by the coding sequence ATGCCGTTCACCCCGGCCCACGTGGCCGCCGTCCTCCCGGTGGTGGGACGGGAGCGGCCGCGGCGGGTGGTCCCGGCCGCCATGGTCGTCGGCTCGATGGTGCCGGACGTCCTCTACTTCGTGCCCCTCGGGGACTACCGCACCGTGTCGCACTCGCTGCGCGGGCTGGTCACCCTCGACCTGATCCTGGGGCTGGTCCTCACCGCGCTGTGGAGGGTCGCCGCCGCGCCGGTGCTCCGCGACCTGGCCCCGCGGGCGGTCCGGGAGCGCGTGCCGGTGCCGCACCGGCTCGACCAGCAGGAGTGGGCGTGGTCGGTGCCCTGCGTGCTGCTCGGTGGCCTGACGCACCTGCTCTGGGACTCCTTCACGCACGCGGACGGCTGGGCCGTGCACCGCTGGCCGCAGGTCCTCGAGCGCGGGCTCCCGGGCGGGTGGCCCGTCTACGGCGTCGCGCAGTACGCGACCAGCGTCCTGGGGCTGCTCCTCGTGGCGTGGTGGTGCCGGCGGCTGCTGGGCGAGGTGCCTCCGGTCCACCCGGCGCACCGCCGGGTGAGTGCCCGCGAGGCCCGGGTCGTCAGCGTCCTCGCCGTCGCGCTGCCGCTGCTGGTGGCGGTCGGGTTCGTGGCCTGGGTCGCCACGGCCACGCGGGGCTCGCTGATGCTGCTGTACGTCGCCGTGGTGCGGGGTGTCAGCGCCTTCGGCCTCGTGGCCGTGCTGGTCGTGCTGTGGTGGCACCTCGTGGTGTCACGCCGCCCGGCGCCGACGGGTGCGACCGTGGGCTGA
- a CDS encoding PPOX class F420-dependent oxidoreductase: MPRTIATNTKVDLDGLLEFVRPRHQMVLMTERSDGRPQASPVTGGVDDRGRIVISTYPERAKTTNARHRPHVSVMVLSDDFGGAWVQVDGDCEVLDVPDSVEPLVEYFRNISGEHPDWDEYRQAMLDQGKSILRITPTRWGPIATGGFPARLAD, encoded by the coding sequence ATGCCACGCACCATCGCCACGAACACGAAGGTCGACCTCGACGGGCTGCTGGAGTTCGTCCGTCCCCGCCACCAGATGGTGCTCATGACCGAGCGCTCCGACGGGCGCCCCCAGGCGTCCCCGGTCACCGGGGGTGTGGACGACAGGGGGCGGATCGTGATCTCGACCTACCCCGAGCGCGCCAAGACCACCAACGCCCGCCACCGACCGCACGTGAGCGTGATGGTCCTCTCCGACGACTTCGGCGGCGCCTGGGTGCAGGTCGACGGCGACTGCGAGGTGCTCGACGTGCCCGACTCGGTGGAGCCGCTCGTGGAGTACTTCCGCAACATCTCGGGCGAGCACCCCGACTGGGACGAGTACCGGCAGGCGATGCTCGACCAGGGCAAGTCCATCCTGCGCATCACCCCGACGCGCTGGGGGCCCATTGCCACCGGCGGCTTCCCCGCCCGCCTCGCCGACTGA
- a CDS encoding MFS transporter codes for MASDVETGRITTDIPARMDRLPWARWHWLVVIGLGTVWILDGIEVTIVGSMSDALKPENTGLGLSSSDIGLAGAVYVAGACLGALLFGQLTDRFGRKKLFLLTLGIYTIATVATAFAPNPLWYFAARFVTGMGIGGEYAAINSAIDELIPKDYRGRVDVAINGSFWVGAALGSLLTIPLLDPKVVDPAIGWRLAFGIGAVLALAILLVRRNVPESPRWLFIHGRDEEGEQIVKDIERTVSEETGGSLPEPTEEPITIRQRRTISIPEIAKTVFTLYPKRTILCFSLFVGQAFLYNAFFFTYGDTLTTFFGVKQTGWYLAVFAVSNFMGALLLSPLFDRIGRVRMITGTYIVSGVLLGIAGMMLGGLNATTLTIFGVVTFFFASAGASAAYLTASEVFPLETRALCIAFFYAIGTAVGGISGPLLFGKLIDDASKSKDITGLAFGYFLGAALMIVAGLVEAFLGVKAEGQSLESIAQPLTAEDAGGSEREREGSGRTVPGASPA; via the coding sequence GTGGCGTCAGACGTCGAAACAGGACGCATCACCACCGACATCCCGGCCCGGATGGACCGTCTGCCCTGGGCCCGCTGGCACTGGCTGGTCGTGATCGGGCTCGGCACCGTCTGGATCCTGGACGGCATCGAGGTGACCATCGTCGGCTCGATGTCCGACGCGCTGAAGCCGGAGAACACCGGTCTCGGCCTCAGCAGCTCGGACATCGGCCTCGCCGGCGCCGTGTACGTCGCGGGCGCCTGCCTGGGCGCACTGCTGTTCGGCCAGCTCACGGACCGCTTCGGCCGCAAGAAGCTGTTCCTGCTGACGCTGGGCATCTACACGATCGCCACGGTGGCGACGGCGTTCGCCCCCAACCCGCTGTGGTACTTCGCCGCGCGGTTCGTCACCGGCATGGGCATCGGCGGCGAGTACGCCGCGATCAACTCGGCGATCGACGAGCTCATCCCCAAGGACTACCGCGGCCGTGTCGACGTCGCGATCAACGGCTCCTTCTGGGTCGGCGCGGCCCTGGGGTCCCTGCTGACCATCCCGCTGCTCGACCCGAAGGTCGTCGACCCGGCGATCGGGTGGCGCCTGGCGTTCGGCATCGGCGCCGTCCTGGCCCTGGCCATCCTGCTCGTGCGGCGCAACGTCCCCGAGAGCCCGCGCTGGCTGTTCATCCACGGCCGCGACGAGGAGGGCGAGCAGATCGTCAAGGACATCGAGCGCACCGTCTCGGAGGAGACCGGCGGCTCCCTGCCCGAACCCACCGAGGAGCCCATCACCATCCGGCAGCGCCGGACGATCTCGATCCCGGAGATCGCCAAGACGGTGTTCACCCTCTACCCCAAGCGCACGATCCTGTGCTTCTCGCTGTTCGTCGGGCAGGCGTTCCTCTACAACGCCTTCTTCTTCACCTACGGCGACACCCTCACGACGTTCTTCGGGGTGAAGCAGACGGGGTGGTACCTCGCGGTCTTCGCCGTCAGCAACTTCATGGGCGCCCTGCTCCTGAGCCCCCTGTTCGACCGGATCGGCCGGGTGCGCATGATCACCGGCACGTACATCGTGTCGGGCGTGCTGCTCGGGATCGCTGGCATGATGCTCGGCGGCCTCAACGCGACCACCCTCACGATCTTCGGCGTGGTGACGTTCTTCTTCGCCTCGGCCGGCGCCAGCGCGGCTTACCTCACCGCCAGCGAGGTCTTCCCCCTGGAGACGCGGGCCCTGTGCATCGCGTTCTTCTACGCGATCGGCACGGCGGTCGGCGGCATCAGCGGGCCGCTGCTGTTCGGCAAGCTGATCGACGACGCGTCGAAGTCCAAGGACATCACCGGGCTCGCGTTCGGCTACTTCCTCGGCGCGGCGCTGATGATCGTCGCGGGTCTCGTCGAGGCGTTCCTCGGCGTCAAGGCCGAGGGGCAGTCGCTGGAGAGCATCGCCCAGCCGCTGACGGCCGAGGACGCGGGCGGTTCGGAGCGCGAGCGTGAGGGCAGCGGGCGCACGGTGCCCGGTGCCTCGCCCGCCTGA
- a CDS encoding class I SAM-dependent methyltransferase, producing MPVSEFAQVSRRVAGPDETAAANRSWWDAEAGEYYAEHGAFLGDSEFVWGPEGWRESELGLLGPLEGRRVLEIGAGAGQCSRWVAGRGASVVATDLSAGMLRQGVALNRRVAPPARPVPLLQCDAVALPFGEGSFDVVFTAYGAVPFVADTAALMREAARVLRPGGRFVFSTTHPFRWAFPDDPGEHGLTLTQSYFDRTPYVEADSDGEATYVEHHRTVGDRVRELVAAGLALVDLVEPEWPERNTQTWGGWSPTRGRLFPGTAIFVCVRG from the coding sequence ATGCCGGTGAGCGAGTTTGCGCAGGTCAGCCGCCGGGTGGCGGGCCCGGACGAGACCGCGGCGGCCAACCGGTCCTGGTGGGACGCCGAGGCCGGCGAGTACTACGCCGAGCACGGCGCCTTCCTCGGCGACTCCGAGTTCGTCTGGGGACCGGAGGGCTGGCGCGAGTCCGAGCTGGGGCTGCTCGGTCCGCTGGAGGGACGGCGGGTGCTGGAGATCGGTGCCGGCGCCGGGCAGTGCTCCCGGTGGGTCGCAGGTCGCGGCGCCTCCGTCGTCGCGACCGACCTGTCGGCAGGGATGCTCCGCCAGGGGGTCGCCCTCAACCGCCGCGTCGCTCCCCCGGCCCGCCCTGTCCCGCTGCTGCAGTGCGACGCCGTGGCCCTGCCGTTCGGCGAGGGCAGCTTCGACGTGGTGTTCACGGCATACGGCGCGGTGCCCTTCGTCGCGGACACGGCCGCGCTCATGCGCGAGGCGGCGCGCGTCCTGCGGCCGGGGGGCCGCTTCGTCTTCTCGACCACGCACCCGTTCCGGTGGGCGTTCCCGGACGACCCCGGCGAGCACGGGCTGACCCTCACCCAGTCCTACTTCGACCGCACGCCGTACGTCGAGGCCGACTCCGACGGCGAGGCGACCTACGTCGAGCACCACCGCACCGTCGGGGACCGGGTCAGGGAGCTCGTGGCCGCCGGGCTCGCCCTGGTGGACCTGGTCGAGCCCGAGTGGCCGGAGCGAAACACCCAGACCTGGGGCGGGTGGTCGCCCACCCGTGGACGGCTCTTCCCGGGCACGGCGATCTTCGTCTGCGTCCGGGGCTGA
- the rpsA gene encoding 30S ribosomal protein S1, producing MTASTVEKTAPQIAINDIGSEEDLLAAIDATIKDFNDGDIVEGRIVKVDRDEVLLDIGYKTEGVIPSRELSIKHDVDPSEVVSVGDEVEALVLQKEDKEGRLILSKKRAQYERAWGTIEKIKEEDGVVTGTVIEVVKGGLILDIGLRGFLPASLVEMRRVRDLQPYVGKEIEAKIIELDKNRNNVVLSRRAWLEQTQSEVRTTFLKELQKGQVRSGVVSSIVNFGAFVDLGGVDGLVHVSELSWKHIDHPSEVVEVGQEVTVEVLDVDMDRERVSLSLKATQEDPWQHFARTHAIGQVVPGKVTKLVPFGAFVRVDDGIEGLVHISELAERHVELPEQVVQVGADIFVKVIDIDLERRRISLSLKQANDESAPVSEFDPTLYGMAAEYDEQGNYKYPEGFDPETNEWLEGYEAQREKWEKQYAEAHARWEAHKAQVEQAAKDDAEAASSAGTSTSYSSGGSSSSDSGSSSSSSSEGTLASDEALAALREKLTGN from the coding sequence ATGACTGCCAGCACGGTCGAGAAGACCGCCCCTCAGATCGCCATCAACGACATTGGCTCTGAGGAAGACCTCCTTGCCGCGATCGACGCGACCATCAAGGACTTCAACGACGGCGACATCGTCGAGGGTCGCATCGTCAAGGTCGACCGGGACGAGGTCCTGCTCGACATCGGCTACAAGACCGAGGGCGTCATCCCCTCGCGTGAGCTGTCCATCAAGCACGACGTCGACCCGTCCGAGGTCGTCTCCGTCGGCGACGAGGTCGAGGCCCTGGTCCTCCAGAAGGAGGACAAGGAGGGTCGCCTGATCCTGTCCAAGAAGCGCGCCCAGTACGAGCGCGCCTGGGGCACGATCGAGAAGATCAAGGAGGAGGACGGCGTCGTCACCGGCACCGTCATCGAGGTCGTCAAGGGTGGCCTCATCCTCGACATCGGCCTGCGCGGCTTCCTCCCCGCCTCCCTCGTGGAGATGCGTCGCGTCCGCGACCTCCAGCCGTACGTCGGCAAGGAGATCGAGGCGAAGATCATCGAGCTCGACAAGAACCGCAACAACGTGGTCCTGTCGCGCCGTGCCTGGCTCGAGCAGACCCAGTCCGAGGTCCGCACGACCTTCCTCAAGGAGCTCCAGAAGGGGCAGGTCCGCTCCGGCGTCGTGTCCTCGATCGTCAACTTCGGTGCGTTCGTGGACCTCGGCGGGGTCGACGGCCTCGTCCACGTCTCCGAGCTGTCCTGGAAGCACATCGACCACCCGTCCGAGGTCGTCGAGGTGGGCCAGGAGGTCACCGTCGAGGTCCTCGACGTCGACATGGACCGCGAGCGTGTCTCCCTGTCGCTCAAGGCGACACAGGAGGACCCGTGGCAGCACTTCGCCCGGACCCACGCGATCGGCCAGGTCGTCCCGGGCAAGGTCACCAAGCTCGTCCCGTTCGGTGCGTTCGTGCGCGTCGACGACGGCATCGAGGGCCTGGTCCACATCTCCGAGCTGGCCGAGCGCCACGTGGAGCTGCCGGAGCAGGTCGTCCAGGTCGGGGCCGACATCTTCGTCAAGGTCATCGACATCGACCTCGAGCGTCGCCGCATCTCGCTGTCGCTGAAGCAGGCGAACGACGAGAGCGCCCCGGTGTCCGAGTTCGACCCGACGCTGTACGGCATGGCCGCCGAGTACGACGAGCAGGGGAACTACAAGTACCCCGAGGGCTTCGACCCGGAGACCAACGAGTGGCTCGAGGGCTACGAGGCCCAGCGCGAGAAGTGGGAGAAGCAGTACGCCGAGGCCCACGCCCGCTGGGAGGCCCACAAGGCCCAGGTCGAGCAGGCCGCCAAGGACGACGCCGAGGCCGCCTCGAGCGCCGGGACCTCGACGTCCTACTCCTCCGGTGGCAGCAGCAGCTCGGACTCGGGGTCGTCGTCGTCCTCGTCCTCCGAGGGCACCCTCGCCTCCGACGAGGCGCTGGCCGCCCTGCGCGAGAAGCTCACCGGCAACTGA
- the coaE gene encoding dephospho-CoA kinase, which yields MLRVGLTGGIGSGKSTVAQRFSALGAVVVDADVLAREVVAAGSEGLARIVDRFGDRVLAPDGGLDRPALGAIVFADPGARRDLEGITHPLIARRTGELFAAAPVDAVVVHDVPLLVEKHMGPGYHLVVVVDADEEVRLDRLVNTRGMDVEDARRRIAAQASGAERRAAADVWLDNGGSRAELESDVDRLWHDRLVPFEHNVRTGVRAARPDELRLVPSDPTWPAQAERLLERLRLAFGDALVTADHVGSTAVPGLPAKDVIDLQVGVTSLEAADDPTLVRRLQAAGFPRTGPVAFDNAKDGALWEKRFHAGADPGRPAHVHVREVGSPGWRWALAFRDWMRSDPAAREEYAAEKRRLAAAGLGVDAYADAKEPWFDAVHARVEEWVRVSGWEPARG from the coding sequence ATGCTGAGGGTCGGGCTCACGGGCGGGATCGGCTCCGGCAAATCCACTGTCGCGCAACGGTTCTCAGCATTGGGTGCGGTCGTCGTCGACGCCGACGTCCTGGCGCGCGAGGTCGTGGCCGCCGGGAGTGAGGGGCTCGCGCGCATCGTCGACCGGTTCGGCGACCGCGTCCTGGCCCCCGACGGCGGCCTCGACCGGCCTGCCCTCGGTGCCATCGTCTTCGCGGACCCCGGGGCTCGCCGCGACCTCGAGGGCATCACCCACCCGCTCATCGCGCGACGCACGGGGGAGCTGTTCGCGGCGGCACCGGTCGATGCCGTGGTCGTGCACGACGTCCCCCTGCTCGTCGAGAAGCACATGGGCCCCGGCTACCACCTGGTCGTGGTCGTCGACGCCGACGAGGAGGTCCGGCTCGACCGGCTCGTGAACACCCGGGGCATGGACGTCGAGGATGCCCGGCGCCGGATCGCGGCCCAGGCGTCGGGGGCCGAACGCCGCGCCGCGGCCGACGTGTGGCTGGACAACGGCGGTAGCCGGGCGGAGCTCGAGTCCGACGTCGACCGGCTCTGGCACGACCGGCTGGTCCCGTTCGAGCACAACGTGCGGACGGGCGTCCGGGCGGCCCGGCCCGACGAGCTGCGCCTCGTACCGTCCGACCCGACCTGGCCCGCCCAGGCCGAGCGGCTCCTGGAAAGGCTCCGACTCGCGTTCGGCGACGCGCTCGTCACGGCCGACCACGTCGGCAGCACCGCAGTCCCGGGGCTGCCCGCCAAGGACGTCATCGACCTGCAGGTCGGTGTCACCTCGCTGGAGGCCGCCGACGACCCCACCCTCGTCCGGCGGCTGCAGGCCGCCGGTTTCCCCCGCACCGGGCCCGTGGCCTTCGACAACGCCAAGGACGGCGCGCTCTGGGAGAAGCGCTTCCACGCCGGCGCCGACCCCGGGCGTCCGGCCCACGTCCACGTCCGCGAGGTCGGCAGCCCCGGGTGGCGCTGGGCCCTCGCGTTCCGCGACTGGATGCGGTCCGATCCCGCGGCGCGCGAGGAGTACGCCGCGGAGAAGCGACGCCTCGCAGCCGCCGGGCTCGGCGTCGACGCCTACGCGGACGCCAAGGAGCCGTGGTTCGACGCCGTGCACGCGCGGGTCGAGGAGTGGGTGCGAGTCAGCGGCTGGGAGCCGGCGCGCGGCTGA
- a CDS encoding acyltransferase yields MTTATLRDRFPALDGLRAVGALAVLTTHVGFSSGASLHESWGGFLARMDIGVALFFVVSGFLLYRPHVVARLVGVAPPPTRPYLWHRFLRIVPALWIAVLLAALTLPHTADVGVGRYVRHALLVQVYVPDQQVAGLTQLWSLATEGAFYLALPLLAAALTRLPGRSRRWVGLAVLSLAPTVVVGPAWMAWVTAEGRSLWGLWLPGYIGWFGLGMLLALWSSARSAGLVRTPRLVALAQHPWTCWSLALAGYTVLTTPVAGPLGLTATTPGAAFTKSLAYGLVAALVVLPTVSGNRRRDEPSAVRTLGTGPWAWAGGISYGVFLYHVTVLGWVERAIGHRPFGGDFALLWVGTVTVTTLLAWASYRLVERPVMRRGRHNRTYDVRRGSSLEELPVDRIASGDAGQDPTTATATAHSTSS; encoded by the coding sequence ATGACCACGGCGACCTTGAGGGACCGGTTCCCCGCGCTCGACGGCCTGCGGGCCGTGGGCGCGCTGGCGGTCCTGACGACGCACGTCGGCTTCTCGAGCGGAGCCTCCCTCCACGAGTCCTGGGGAGGGTTCCTCGCCCGGATGGACATCGGTGTGGCCCTCTTCTTCGTCGTCTCCGGCTTCCTGCTGTACCGCCCCCACGTCGTGGCACGGCTCGTGGGTGTCGCGCCACCGCCGACCCGGCCGTACCTCTGGCACCGCTTCCTGCGAATCGTGCCGGCCCTGTGGATCGCCGTGCTGCTGGCCGCCCTCACCCTGCCCCACACCGCGGACGTGGGCGTGGGGCGCTACGTGCGGCACGCGCTGCTCGTGCAGGTCTACGTGCCGGACCAGCAGGTGGCCGGGCTCACCCAGCTGTGGAGCCTGGCCACCGAGGGCGCCTTCTACCTCGCGCTGCCCCTGCTGGCGGCGGCTCTCACCAGGCTCCCGGGCCGCTCGCGCAGGTGGGTCGGCCTGGCCGTGCTCAGCCTGGCCCCGACCGTGGTCGTGGGACCGGCGTGGATGGCGTGGGTCACCGCGGAGGGGCGCAGCCTGTGGGGGCTGTGGCTTCCCGGGTACATCGGTTGGTTCGGGCTCGGCATGCTGCTCGCCCTCTGGAGCTCCGCGCGGTCGGCCGGGCTCGTGCGGACACCGCGGCTCGTGGCGCTGGCCCAGCACCCCTGGACCTGCTGGTCGCTCGCCCTGGCGGGATACACCGTGCTCACCACTCCCGTGGCGGGGCCGCTCGGCCTCACCGCCACCACACCGGGCGCGGCGTTCACCAAGAGCCTCGCCTACGGGCTGGTGGCCGCCCTGGTCGTCCTGCCGACCGTGTCGGGCAACCGCCGTCGTGACGAGCCGTCCGCCGTCCGGACCCTCGGCACCGGCCCGTGGGCCTGGGCCGGGGGCATCTCCTACGGCGTCTTCCTGTACCACGTCACGGTCCTCGGCTGGGTCGAGCGCGCCATCGGCCACCGGCCGTTCGGCGGGGACTTCGCCCTCCTGTGGGTGGGCACCGTCACCGTGACGACGCTGCTGGCCTGGGCCAGCTACCGCCTCGTCGAGCGCCCGGTGATGAGGCGGGGACGGCACAACCGGACCTACGACGTGCGCCGGGGCTCCTCGCTCGAGGAGCTCCCCGTCGACCGGATCGCCTCGGGCGACGCCGGCCAGGACCCCACCACGGCCACGGCGACGGCGCACAGCACCAGCAGCTGA
- a CDS encoding MFS transporter has product MDLATVGTARRWAMLAASTAAQASGAVALHGPAFLIPVLHRRGGLSLPAAGLVAAAPTIGVMLSLVAWGLLVDRRGERLALLSGLAAAGACSVAAAWGSGVGWWAAWLVLAGAAAGAANAASGRVVVGWFPVQRRGLAMGIRQMAQPLGVGIAAVTMAPLADAHGVRAALLVPAAAALLALVAVAVVVLDPPRPARTVEHTASPYRGDRTLARVHGVSMLLVVPQFLVWTFGLAWLVDDRGWSAGSAGVLVAVTQVAGALGRIAAGAWSDRVGSRMRPLRWVAVSVVVAMLALGATAAAGWAVAAFLLLVASTVTVADNGLAFTAVAERAGPFWSGRALGIQNTGQFLAASLVPPLAGALVEQLGYAAAFAGAAAFAAVALPLVPVRSEAPLPGTRVSRAPAPSR; this is encoded by the coding sequence GTGGACCTCGCGACCGTCGGCACCGCCCGCCGCTGGGCCATGCTGGCGGCCAGCACGGCAGCGCAGGCCTCGGGGGCCGTGGCCCTGCACGGGCCCGCCTTCCTCATCCCGGTGCTCCACCGGCGCGGTGGCCTGTCGCTGCCGGCCGCCGGTCTCGTGGCAGCCGCGCCCACCATCGGCGTGATGCTCTCCCTCGTCGCCTGGGGCCTGCTCGTGGACCGTCGCGGCGAACGGCTCGCGCTGCTGTCCGGCCTCGCGGCCGCCGGCGCCTGCTCGGTCGCGGCGGCCTGGGGCTCGGGCGTCGGCTGGTGGGCGGCATGGCTGGTGCTCGCCGGCGCGGCAGCGGGGGCTGCCAACGCGGCCAGCGGCCGTGTGGTGGTCGGCTGGTTCCCGGTGCAGCGACGCGGCCTCGCCATGGGGATCCGGCAGATGGCCCAGCCCCTCGGTGTCGGGATCGCGGCCGTCACGATGGCGCCGCTCGCGGATGCGCACGGCGTCCGGGCAGCCCTCCTCGTGCCCGCGGCCGCGGCCCTCCTGGCACTGGTCGCAGTGGCGGTCGTGGTCCTGGACCCGCCCCGTCCCGCGCGGACGGTGGAGCACACCGCGAGCCCCTACCGCGGTGACCGCACCCTGGCCCGGGTGCACGGCGTCTCGATGCTGCTCGTGGTGCCGCAGTTCCTCGTCTGGACCTTCGGCCTGGCCTGGCTCGTCGACGACCGCGGCTGGTCGGCGGGGTCGGCGGGAGTCCTGGTCGCGGTGACCCAGGTGGCCGGCGCGCTCGGACGCATTGCGGCGGGCGCGTGGTCCGACCGGGTCGGCAGCCGGATGCGGCCGTTGCGCTGGGTCGCCGTCTCCGTCGTCGTGGCCATGCTCGCCCTCGGTGCCACGGCTGCCGCCGGCTGGGCGGTCGCCGCGTTCCTCCTCCTCGTGGCGTCGACCGTGACCGTCGCCGACAACGGGCTCGCCTTCACCGCCGTGGCCGAGCGCGCCGGGCCCTTCTGGTCGGGGCGCGCGCTCGGCATCCAGAACACCGGCCAGTTCCTGGCCGCCTCGCTCGTCCCACCCCTCGCCGGAGCCCTGGTGGAGCAGCTCGGGTATGCCGCCGCCTTCGCAGGTGCCGCGGCGTTCGCCGCCGTCGCACTCCCCCTCGTCCCGGTGCGGTCCGAGGCGCCCCTGCCGGGGACCCGGGTCAGCCGCGCGCCGGCTCCCAGCCGCTGA